A window of the Phycicoccus sp. M110.8 genome harbors these coding sequences:
- a CDS encoding DUF2877 domain-containing protein translates to MSLPATAWPAAASCRSPQALSGSLRPATVLAAFPAALYLEVDASLLSVVTPDGLRLPTSLVLGRGLARTGWGVRSGDVVEVGSGRVRLPGADIVAVRTWQPRRVVPAAGPVRVPRGLDRGSAAWRAVAADLTGLVLDGRDPVSAVGALVGAGPGLTPSGDDVLCGVLLGLRLAGRLDAVSSLGDVVRRQLGATTSLSAALLTEAADGYAVPQVVRLTAALARGDDRGAVVAAGEVAAVGHSSGRDLLAGLVSALELAGAAAVPALEEAS, encoded by the coding sequence GTGTCCCTGCCCGCGACGGCCTGGCCGGCGGCTGCGTCGTGCCGCTCTCCGCAGGCGCTCAGCGGGTCCTTGCGCCCGGCCACGGTGCTGGCCGCGTTCCCCGCCGCCCTCTACCTCGAGGTGGACGCGTCGCTGCTGTCGGTCGTCACGCCGGACGGGCTGCGCCTGCCGACGTCCCTCGTCCTCGGCCGGGGGCTGGCTCGGACCGGGTGGGGAGTCCGGTCCGGCGACGTCGTCGAGGTGGGCTCGGGCCGGGTGCGGTTGCCCGGGGCCGACATCGTGGCCGTGCGCACCTGGCAGCCGCGGCGGGTGGTGCCTGCCGCTGGTCCGGTCCGGGTGCCCCGTGGCCTCGACCGGGGCAGCGCGGCGTGGCGGGCGGTCGCGGCCGACCTGACCGGGCTGGTGCTGGACGGACGCGACCCCGTCTCGGCGGTGGGAGCCCTCGTGGGTGCCGGCCCGGGACTCACCCCGAGCGGCGACGACGTGCTGTGCGGCGTCCTCCTCGGCCTGCGGCTCGCGGGCCGGCTCGACGCCGTGTCGTCGCTGGGCGACGTCGTGCGCCGGCAGCTGGGCGCGACGACCTCCCTCTCCGCCGCGCTGCTCACCGAGGCGGCTGACGGGTATGCCGTGCCCCAGGTCGTGCGGCTCACCGCCGCCCTCGCGCGGGGCGACGACCGTGGCGCCGTTGTGGCCGCGGGCGAGGTGGCAGCGGTGGGTCACTCCTCGGGCCGGGACCTGCTCGCTGGACTGGTCTCGGCGCTCGAGCTCGCGGGAGCGGCTGCCGTCCCTGCCCTGGAGGAGGCGTCGTGA
- a CDS encoding PucR family transcriptional regulator, producing the protein MVNVANDRGLRDVELPSAAAAASPAVRELVAGLSLERLLALPSLAGVRVATTAPDVSAGAGAVLTRASLLGAPQASVPPCAGHLVVVPADVLARHEAQGHDVVAALASAGAGALLVTGVPAATADELEATRERAALHGIPLLLLDGGEPDAVVTEVLGALLDQQTAILARVDEAHRILVDVVLAGGGLEDLCERLAGFLGGAAMVTSTDGRVLAEAGSEQALTAAHALDCFDRTGRLVTEREAVGTRPPGTPVSGRALVRIVAGGLGHGLLAAFVQDRSLTADDVHLLERAATVAALAITKEQAVSAVESKYRAEFLRDALAGRAGAPAEALLHAAALGWDIDRPLVVVVAETYEDDEHTTRTSEEVTDLQQRFSRAWSRAMAVRDPRAPVMGFSQEVVALFAVPGDADTDTVMRSVGEVVRVVRGDGGGGRRTFSTGVSRPVESPADLPRAYEEALSAVSVGRQLNGDGSVAHFDQLGIYRLLALVPDSADLRRFVEEALGPLADDDVPEHADLRTTLSILIDTNMNVAETARLLFFHYNTLRYRIAKLERMLGPFTTDPQLRLKLALALKVHQMRGI; encoded by the coding sequence ATGGTGAATGTTGCCAACGATCGCGGCCTGCGTGACGTGGAGTTGCCATCCGCGGCGGCAGCCGCCTCGCCCGCCGTCCGCGAGCTCGTCGCCGGGCTCTCGCTCGAGCGCCTGCTCGCCCTGCCGTCGCTCGCCGGGGTGCGGGTGGCCACCACCGCCCCCGACGTTTCCGCGGGCGCCGGCGCGGTCCTCACCCGGGCCAGCCTGCTGGGTGCTCCGCAGGCATCGGTGCCGCCGTGCGCAGGCCACCTCGTCGTCGTGCCCGCAGACGTCCTCGCCCGGCACGAGGCTCAGGGCCACGACGTCGTCGCGGCCCTGGCGAGCGCCGGGGCAGGAGCCCTGCTCGTGACCGGGGTCCCGGCCGCCACGGCCGACGAGCTCGAGGCGACGCGCGAGCGGGCGGCCCTGCACGGCATACCGCTGCTGCTCCTGGACGGCGGCGAACCCGACGCCGTGGTCACCGAGGTCCTCGGCGCCCTCCTCGACCAGCAGACGGCGATCCTCGCGCGCGTCGACGAGGCGCACCGCATCCTCGTCGACGTCGTGCTCGCCGGCGGCGGGCTGGAGGACCTCTGTGAGCGGCTGGCCGGCTTCCTCGGCGGCGCGGCGATGGTGACGAGCACCGACGGGCGGGTGCTCGCGGAAGCCGGGTCCGAGCAGGCGCTCACCGCCGCGCACGCCCTCGACTGCTTCGACCGGACCGGGCGGCTCGTGACCGAGCGCGAGGCCGTGGGCACCCGTCCGCCGGGCACCCCGGTCTCGGGACGAGCCCTGGTGCGCATCGTCGCCGGCGGGCTGGGCCACGGGCTGCTCGCGGCGTTCGTGCAGGACCGCAGCCTCACCGCGGACGACGTCCACCTGCTCGAACGCGCGGCGACGGTGGCGGCTCTGGCCATCACCAAGGAGCAGGCGGTGTCGGCGGTCGAGAGCAAGTACCGCGCGGAGTTCCTGCGTGACGCGCTGGCGGGGCGGGCGGGGGCACCGGCGGAGGCACTGCTGCACGCGGCGGCGCTCGGCTGGGACATCGACCGCCCGCTGGTCGTCGTCGTCGCCGAGACCTACGAGGACGACGAGCACACGACCCGCACCAGCGAGGAGGTCACCGACCTGCAGCAGCGCTTCTCCCGGGCGTGGAGCCGCGCCATGGCGGTGCGCGACCCGCGCGCGCCGGTGATGGGTTTCAGCCAGGAGGTCGTCGCGCTGTTCGCGGTGCCGGGCGACGCCGACACCGACACGGTGATGCGGTCGGTCGGCGAGGTCGTCCGCGTCGTGCGCGGCGACGGCGGTGGCGGGCGCCGGACCTTCTCCACCGGGGTGTCCCGCCCGGTCGAGTCGCCGGCCGACCTGCCGCGGGCGTACGAGGAGGCGCTCAGCGCCGTGAGCGTCGGCCGCCAGCTCAACGGTGACGGCTCGGTCGCGCACTTCGACCAGCTGGGCATCTACCGGCTGCTCGCGCTCGTGCCGGACAGCGCCGACCTGCGCCGGTTCGTCGAGGAGGCGCTCGGACCGCTCGCCGACGACGACGTCCCCGAGCACGCCGACCTGCGCACGACGCTCAGCATCCTCATCGACACCAACATGAACGTCGCCGAGACCGCCCGGCTCTTGTTCTTCCACTACAACACGCTGCGCTACCGCATCGCCAAGCTCGAGCGCATGCTCGGCCCCTTCACCACCGACCCGCAGCTGCGGCTCAAGCTCGCGCTGGCCCTGAAGGTGCACCAGATGCGCGGCATCTGA
- a CDS encoding uracil-xanthine permease family protein: MSLGLGWKLHGDGNLAGPDDVVAPDERLGWGKTVGLGAQHVVAMFGATFVFPIVMGLNPQLAIMMSGIATIVFLLIVSGRVPSYLGTSASFVGGVAAIRAQGGDSKEVTGAILVAGVVLAVVGLLIHFLGSGLLHKVLPPSVTGAVVMLIGFNLAPVVAGIYWPQDQWVALTVMVFTIVCAVAFRGFIGRIAVFLALIFGTVLSWVLDKTAGQINSVLGGATKATDHFRTDFSSLTCSAGEKLANGSLCPSWLGFPSQTTIAADGKEVVGWHTPSFSVTAILLVLPAVIALIAENTGHVKAVAEMTGHDLDPYMGRAIAADGIGTVLATSVGGSPTTTYAENIGVMAATRVYSTAAYYVAAVVAILFGLSPKFGALVASVPGGVLGGITVVLYGMIGLLGAKIWKENGVDFGNPINLVPLAAGIIMGIGNVALKFSDNFSLSGIALGTIVAVGGYHLAKAVAPRELRDRANANRPGGAAIVLGRDTYGESDVDDLYQDTHAGHVGAHRAGTTGTRTQAAEPGATGTGPGRTPHSGSHPGQAGDGNP, from the coding sequence ATGAGCTTGGGCCTGGGTTGGAAGCTGCACGGCGACGGCAACCTCGCCGGACCGGACGACGTCGTCGCCCCCGACGAGCGCCTCGGCTGGGGCAAGACCGTCGGCCTCGGCGCGCAGCACGTCGTCGCCATGTTCGGCGCGACCTTCGTCTTCCCGATCGTCATGGGCCTCAACCCCCAGCTGGCGATCATGATGAGCGGCATCGCGACGATCGTGTTCCTGCTCATCGTCTCGGGCCGGGTGCCGAGCTACCTGGGCACCTCGGCGTCGTTCGTCGGTGGCGTCGCGGCGATCCGCGCGCAGGGCGGCGACAGCAAGGAGGTCACCGGCGCGATCCTCGTCGCCGGCGTCGTCCTCGCCGTCGTGGGCCTGCTGATCCACTTCCTCGGCTCGGGGCTGCTGCACAAGGTGCTGCCGCCGTCGGTGACCGGCGCCGTCGTCATGCTCATCGGCTTCAACCTCGCACCGGTCGTCGCGGGCATCTACTGGCCGCAGGACCAGTGGGTCGCGCTGACGGTCATGGTCTTCACGATCGTGTGCGCCGTGGCGTTCCGCGGCTTCATCGGCCGCATCGCGGTCTTCCTGGCGCTGATCTTCGGCACCGTGCTGTCGTGGGTGCTGGACAAGACGGCCGGCCAGATCAACAGCGTCCTCGGCGGCGCCACCAAGGCGACCGACCACTTCCGCACCGACTTCTCGAGCCTGACCTGCTCTGCCGGGGAGAAGCTCGCCAACGGGTCCCTGTGCCCGTCGTGGCTCGGCTTCCCGTCGCAGACCACCATCGCGGCGGACGGCAAGGAGGTCGTCGGCTGGCACACGCCGTCGTTCTCGGTCACCGCGATCCTGCTCGTCCTGCCTGCCGTCATCGCGCTCATCGCCGAGAACACCGGCCACGTCAAGGCGGTCGCCGAGATGACCGGCCACGACCTCGACCCCTACATGGGTCGCGCGATCGCCGCCGACGGCATCGGCACCGTCCTCGCGACCTCGGTCGGGGGCTCCCCGACGACGACCTACGCCGAGAACATCGGCGTCATGGCGGCCACGCGCGTCTACTCGACCGCCGCGTACTACGTGGCGGCGGTCGTCGCGATCCTCTTCGGACTGTCGCCCAAGTTCGGTGCCCTCGTGGCGTCGGTCCCGGGCGGCGTCCTCGGCGGGATCACGGTCGTGCTCTACGGCATGATCGGCCTGCTCGGCGCCAAGATCTGGAAGGAGAACGGCGTCGACTTCGGCAACCCGATCAACCTCGTGCCGCTCGCCGCCGGCATCATCATGGGCATCGGCAACGTCGCCCTGAAGTTCTCGGACAACTTCTCGCTCAGCGGCATCGCCCTCGGCACCATCGTCGCCGTCGGCGGCTACCACCTGGCCAAGGCCGTGGCCCCGCGCGAGCTGCGTGACCGCGCCAACGCCAACCGGCCCGGCGGTGCCGCCATCGTCCTCGGCCGCGACACCTACGGCGAGAGCGACGTCGACGACCTCTACCAGGACACCCACGCCGGCCACGTCGGCGCGCACCGCGCCGGCACGACCGGCACGCGCACCCAGGCGGCCGAACCCGGCGCCACCGGCACCGGCCCGGGCCGCACCCCGCACTCCGGGTCGCACCCGGGACAGGCCGGAGACGGGAACCCCTGA
- a CDS encoding FAD binding domain-containing protein — protein sequence MKPAPFVHHAPRTVDEATSVLADVGHDGKVLAGGQSLVPMLNMRLATPAHLVDLDRVAGLDGVEVTADHVRVGALVRHADLERHEQAYAALPLLRQALRHVAHPVIRNRGTTVGSIAHADAAGEMPSVLALCDGVVEVASATGAREIPWHDFFLGPLETSLAPEELAVAVRFGRLPAGTGTAFVERARRHGDYALAGVGAAVTVADGTVTRARLTFVSVTDVPTVLDVTGPFAGREQSSVDWSGAAELVAAAVTPEGDIHATAEYRRMLAVELSRIALAEAAARSAAPGSGRGAA from the coding sequence GTGAAGCCAGCACCCTTCGTGCACCACGCGCCACGCACCGTGGACGAGGCCACGAGCGTGCTCGCCGACGTGGGCCACGACGGCAAGGTGCTCGCCGGCGGCCAGAGCCTGGTGCCGATGCTCAACATGCGCCTGGCCACGCCGGCCCACCTCGTCGACCTCGACCGCGTCGCCGGCCTCGACGGCGTCGAGGTCACCGCGGACCACGTGCGCGTGGGTGCGCTCGTCCGGCACGCGGACCTCGAGCGGCACGAGCAGGCGTATGCCGCGTTGCCGCTGCTGCGCCAGGCGTTGCGGCACGTGGCCCACCCCGTGATCCGCAACCGGGGCACCACCGTGGGTTCGATCGCGCACGCCGACGCCGCTGGCGAGATGCCGTCGGTGCTCGCCCTGTGTGACGGCGTGGTCGAGGTGGCCAGCGCGACCGGTGCGCGCGAGATCCCTTGGCACGACTTCTTCCTCGGCCCGCTCGAGACGTCGCTCGCGCCGGAGGAGCTGGCGGTGGCGGTCCGCTTCGGGCGCCTCCCTGCCGGGACCGGGACGGCCTTCGTCGAGCGCGCCCGCCGTCACGGCGACTACGCACTCGCCGGCGTGGGGGCGGCGGTGACGGTCGCCGACGGGACGGTCACCCGGGCGCGGCTGACCTTCGTGTCGGTGACCGACGTGCCCACCGTCCTCGACGTGACCGGGCCGTTCGCGGGACGGGAGCAGTCCTCGGTCGACTGGTCCGGTGCGGCCGAGCTCGTCGCCGCGGCGGTCACCCCGGAGGGCGACATCCACGCCACGGCCGAGTACCGCCGGATGCTGGCCGTGGAGCTCTCCCGGATCGCGCTGGCCGAGGCGGCGGCTCGCTCCGCTGCGCCAGGAAGCGGGAGGGGCGCGGCATGA
- a CDS encoding (2Fe-2S)-binding protein, translating into MSGDPVVEELLDVTVTVNGVPRHARVPARRLLSDFLRHDLGLTGTHVGCEHGVCGACTVLLDGRPARSCLVFAVTAQAHAVTTVEGLGTREAMGPVQRAFAECHGLQCGFCTPGFLTTVTAYLEEHPHPTQDEAREAISGNLCRCTGYQNIVRSVLRAAELREAAEADATAGDS; encoded by the coding sequence ATGAGCGGGGATCCCGTCGTCGAGGAGCTGCTCGACGTCACCGTGACCGTCAACGGCGTCCCGCGCCACGCCCGCGTGCCCGCGCGACGGCTGCTGTCGGACTTCCTGCGCCACGACCTCGGCCTCACCGGCACCCACGTGGGCTGCGAGCACGGGGTGTGCGGCGCCTGCACGGTCCTGCTCGACGGCCGTCCCGCGAGGTCGTGCCTCGTCTTCGCCGTCACCGCCCAGGCCCACGCCGTCACCACCGTGGAGGGGCTCGGCACCCGTGAGGCGATGGGGCCGGTGCAGCGCGCGTTCGCCGAGTGCCACGGCCTGCAGTGCGGCTTCTGCACGCCTGGCTTCCTCACGACCGTCACGGCATACCTCGAGGAGCACCCGCACCCGACGCAGGACGAGGCGCGCGAGGCGATCTCGGGCAACCTGTGCCGCTGCACCGGGTACCAGAACATCGTGAGGTCCGTCCTGCGCGCCGCCGAGCTGCGCGAGGCCGCCGAGGCCGACGCCACGGCAGGCGACTCGTGA
- the cutA gene encoding aerobic carbon-monoxide dehydrogenase large subunit: protein MTTSMFGAPVQRREDPRLLTGGGRYLDDLGHDALAAALVRSPHAHARIRDIDVTDALDVDGLVGIWTHEDLPGRVGEPLPLLIPHPTLTHGRTQYALARDEVNHVGEPVVLVVARDRYVAEDACQRIRVDYELLSPVVGIEDARAATHLVHDDVPDNVSAHMLQEVGDVESAMAAAPHTLELDLSIERSASMPLEGRGVYARWDDEREELRIYSSTQTSTGVRAAVAAKLDLPLAKVECIAPDVGGGFGVKINHPWPEEVLVPWAARVLGRPVKWTEDRREHFVSSAHERGQLHRVRVGFDDDGRLLALDVKFWHDNGAYTPYGIIVPIITSTQLLGPYKPGTYRVEFWSLYTNTVLVTPYRGAGRPQGCFAMERTMDAIADELGLDRTEVRRRNFIQPDEMPWDHGLLFQDGRPLRYDSGDFPATLATLERLVGWDDFAAYRDQARAEGRRVGLGIGCYVEGTGVGPYEGGHIQVETSGRVNVSTGLTSQGQGHETVFAQVVASELGVRLEDVHVTTGDTRRMPYAVGTFASRAAVMSGNAIALAARQVRAKALRIAADALEVSPEDLEIVDGDVRVKGAPDTHMGLGTVSVMSNPLRYAFDEAAKAATQFAGSNDPDKPPVADDEEPGLEGKDFYSPTQATFANGMHAAVVETDPVTAEVRILRYCVVHDCGPMINPMVVEGQVHGGVAQGVGGALYERMVYDGGGQLLNASFMDFLMPYASEVPFIETDHLETPSPLNPLGIKGAGEAGCIPVSAVIASAIEDAEGFPIRSMPISPVELWELRRRHERGEWPSLRHAHGIPADPPAATAPGDPRDPRDPRDEPTPATRPEEQR from the coding sequence GTGACCACCTCGATGTTCGGGGCGCCCGTCCAGCGCCGGGAGGACCCGCGGCTGCTCACGGGCGGCGGCCGCTACCTCGACGACCTCGGGCACGACGCCCTGGCCGCCGCACTCGTCCGCAGCCCGCACGCGCACGCCCGCATCCGCGACATCGACGTCACCGACGCGCTCGACGTCGACGGGCTCGTCGGCATCTGGACGCACGAGGACCTGCCCGGCCGGGTCGGCGAGCCCCTGCCCCTTCTCATCCCCCACCCGACCCTGACGCACGGCCGCACCCAGTACGCCCTGGCCCGCGACGAGGTGAACCACGTCGGGGAACCGGTGGTCCTCGTCGTCGCTCGTGACCGCTACGTCGCCGAGGACGCGTGCCAGCGCATCCGCGTCGACTACGAGCTGCTCTCCCCCGTCGTCGGCATCGAGGACGCCCGCGCCGCAACGCATCTCGTCCACGACGACGTCCCCGACAACGTCTCGGCGCACATGCTGCAGGAGGTCGGCGACGTCGAGTCCGCCATGGCCGCCGCCCCGCACACCCTCGAGCTCGACCTGTCGATCGAGCGCAGCGCGAGCATGCCGCTGGAGGGCCGGGGCGTCTACGCGCGCTGGGACGACGAGCGCGAGGAGCTGCGGATCTACTCCTCCACGCAGACCTCGACCGGCGTCCGGGCCGCGGTCGCCGCCAAGCTCGACCTGCCCCTGGCCAAGGTCGAGTGCATCGCTCCCGACGTGGGCGGTGGGTTCGGCGTCAAGATCAACCACCCGTGGCCCGAAGAGGTCCTGGTCCCCTGGGCCGCAAGGGTTCTCGGCCGACCCGTGAAGTGGACCGAGGACCGCCGCGAGCACTTCGTCTCCAGCGCGCACGAGCGCGGGCAGCTGCACCGGGTGCGGGTCGGCTTCGACGACGACGGGCGGCTGCTGGCCCTCGACGTGAAGTTCTGGCACGACAACGGCGCCTACACGCCGTACGGCATCATCGTCCCGATCATCACCTCGACCCAGCTGCTCGGGCCGTACAAGCCCGGCACCTACCGGGTCGAGTTCTGGTCGCTCTACACCAACACGGTCCTGGTCACGCCCTACCGCGGCGCCGGCCGGCCGCAGGGCTGCTTCGCCATGGAACGCACCATGGACGCCATCGCCGACGAGCTCGGCCTGGACCGCACCGAGGTCCGCCGCCGCAACTTCATCCAGCCCGACGAGATGCCCTGGGACCACGGGCTGCTCTTCCAGGACGGCCGCCCGCTGCGCTACGACAGCGGCGACTTCCCGGCCACGCTCGCGACCCTGGAGCGGCTCGTCGGCTGGGACGACTTCGCTGCCTACCGCGACCAGGCCCGCGCCGAGGGGCGCAGGGTCGGGCTCGGCATCGGCTGCTACGTCGAGGGCACCGGCGTCGGCCCCTACGAGGGCGGGCACATCCAGGTCGAGACCAGCGGCCGCGTCAACGTCTCGACCGGCCTCACATCGCAGGGGCAGGGGCACGAGACGGTCTTCGCGCAGGTCGTGGCCAGCGAGCTCGGCGTGCGGCTCGAGGACGTCCACGTCACGACCGGCGACACCAGGCGCATGCCGTATGCCGTGGGCACGTTCGCCTCGCGGGCTGCGGTCATGAGCGGCAACGCCATCGCGCTCGCGGCCCGCCAGGTCCGGGCCAAGGCGCTGCGGATCGCGGCCGACGCGCTCGAGGTCAGCCCCGAGGACCTCGAGATCGTCGACGGCGACGTCCGGGTCAAGGGGGCGCCCGACACCCACATGGGCCTCGGCACGGTGTCGGTGATGTCGAACCCCCTGCGCTACGCGTTCGACGAGGCCGCCAAGGCGGCCACCCAGTTCGCCGGCAGCAACGACCCCGACAAGCCGCCGGTCGCCGACGACGAGGAGCCGGGGCTGGAGGGCAAGGACTTCTACTCCCCCACCCAGGCGACGTTCGCCAACGGCATGCACGCGGCCGTCGTCGAGACCGACCCGGTGACGGCGGAGGTCCGCATCCTGCGCTACTGCGTCGTCCACGACTGCGGGCCGATGATCAACCCGATGGTCGTCGAGGGCCAGGTCCACGGCGGCGTCGCCCAGGGCGTCGGTGGCGCGCTGTACGAGCGGATGGTCTACGACGGGGGCGGCCAGCTGCTCAACGCCAGCTTCATGGACTTCCTCATGCCGTACGCGTCCGAGGTGCCGTTCATCGAGACCGACCACCTGGAGACGCCGTCACCGCTGAACCCGTTGGGCATCAAGGGAGCCGGCGAGGCGGGGTGCATCCCGGTGTCGGCCGTCATCGCCTCGGCGATCGAGGACGCCGAGGGCTTCCCGATCCGCTCGATGCCGATCTCGCCGGTCGAGTTGTGGGAGCTGCGCCGGCGGCACGAACGCGGCGAGTGGCCCTCGCTGCGGCACGCCCACGGCATACCCGCCGACCCACCGGCGGCCACGGCGCCCGGCGACCCGCGCGACCCGCGCGACCCCCGCGACGAGCCCACCCCCGCCACCCGACCCGAGGAGCAGCGATGA
- a CDS encoding carbon monoxide dehydrogenase subunit G: MRISGTAELKASPQEVFDAFHDPAVLARCLPGCESLTEIGTHRYAMTVTAGVAAVKGTYDGTVALHDPNPPEGFTLKASGAGSPGTVDADVVVRLAVADGGGTALAYDADATVGGMLGGVGQRMLTGVTRKMAGQFFTAVDDDIAGVRPVPIEQPVLTRAPGAPAGAPVYAGRRAVPAAEAGVGARGNRDFGWGVLTGGVVALAGVIVGWAIGGR; encoded by the coding sequence ATGAGGATCTCCGGCACGGCCGAGCTCAAGGCCAGCCCGCAGGAGGTGTTCGACGCCTTCCACGACCCGGCCGTCCTCGCCCGCTGCCTGCCGGGCTGCGAGTCGCTCACCGAGATCGGCACCCACCGGTACGCCATGACCGTCACTGCGGGGGTCGCTGCGGTCAAGGGCACGTACGACGGCACGGTCGCGCTGCACGACCCCAACCCGCCGGAGGGATTCACCCTCAAGGCGAGCGGCGCCGGCAGCCCCGGCACCGTCGATGCGGACGTCGTCGTCCGGCTGGCCGTGGCCGACGGTGGGGGCACCGCCCTCGCGTACGACGCGGACGCCACGGTGGGCGGCATGCTGGGCGGCGTCGGCCAGCGGATGCTCACCGGCGTCACGCGCAAGATGGCGGGCCAGTTCTTCACCGCCGTCGACGACGACATCGCCGGCGTGCGACCGGTGCCGATCGAGCAGCCCGTCCTCACCCGCGCCCCCGGAGCGCCCGCCGGTGCCCCCGTGTACGCCGGGCGGCGGGCCGTGCCTGCCGCCGAGGCCGGGGTGGGGGCCCGGGGCAACCGCGACTTCGGCTGGGGCGTGCTCACGGGCGGGGTGGTCGCCCTGGCCGGGGTTATCGTGGGATGGGCGATCGGAGGACGCTGA
- a CDS encoding carbon-nitrogen hydrolase family protein — protein sequence MRAFTTAAIQVAPVPGPLSPETVRKNLDKCVDFVRRCVDATGAELVVLPETATTGFTPDCSTEDLWDLVSEVPGPVTEPVQQVARDLGVHVVLGTYERGPERGVVHNASVLVGRDGEVAGVYRKTHPFCTEHVDGGGWVTPGNDVTVVETDLGRIGMIICFDGDYPELSRIQAVRGAEVIVRPSALLRSADVWELTSRARAYDNHVFVVGANATGTDPAGVLYFGNSHIVTPVGHIVAKAASHEGWVSALLDPDTALASLTPGSNIGQGFDHLRDRNLELIRRHRSELEGEAQTPFPH from the coding sequence ATGCGCGCATTCACCACGGCCGCGATCCAGGTCGCGCCGGTCCCCGGGCCGCTGTCGCCCGAGACCGTGCGCAAGAACCTCGACAAGTGCGTCGACTTCGTCCGCCGCTGCGTCGACGCGACCGGCGCCGAGCTGGTCGTCCTGCCCGAGACGGCGACGACCGGTTTCACGCCCGACTGCTCCACCGAGGACCTCTGGGACCTCGTGTCCGAGGTGCCGGGCCCGGTGACCGAGCCGGTGCAGCAGGTGGCGCGCGACCTGGGCGTGCACGTCGTCCTCGGCACGTACGAGCGCGGGCCGGAGCGGGGCGTCGTGCACAACGCGTCGGTGCTGGTCGGCCGCGACGGGGAGGTCGCCGGTGTCTACCGCAAGACGCACCCGTTCTGCACCGAGCACGTCGACGGCGGCGGCTGGGTCACCCCGGGCAACGACGTCACCGTGGTCGAGACCGACCTCGGGCGGATCGGGATGATCATCTGCTTCGACGGCGACTACCCCGAGCTGTCGCGGATCCAGGCGGTCCGCGGTGCCGAGGTGATCGTCCGGCCGTCGGCGCTGCTGCGTTCGGCCGACGTCTGGGAGCTCACGTCGCGGGCCCGGGCGTACGACAACCACGTCTTCGTCGTCGGGGCCAACGCCACCGGCACCGACCCCGCGGGCGTCCTCTACTTCGGCAACTCGCACATCGTGACGCCGGTCGGCCACATCGTCGCCAAGGCGGCCTCGCACGAGGGCTGGGTGAGCGCGCTGCTCGACCCGGACACGGCGCTGGCCTCGCTGACGCCGGGCTCGAACATCGGCCAGGGGTTCGACCACCTGCGCGACCGGAACCTCGAGCTGATCCGCCGCCACCGCTCCGAGCTCGAGGGCGAGGCGCAGACCCCCTTCCCGCACTAG
- a CDS encoding GH25 family lysozyme, with product MRRRRGVVVLLGAVLVLTLAGVLAIELWLPGRRPALQAGETYGVDVSAHQGTIDWPAVAADGVSAAYLKATEGATFRDPAFARNWEQARAAGLQVGAYHFFTLCRGGAEQAANLLGSLDEVGGRRDTRSLPVVVDLELSGNCSARPPRATVQRELDAFVEAVEQGTGRPVRYYVLNSWDAKYPPTRDRQRWVRSIVVRPPGAWVWWQASNRARVAGVHGPVDLNVVRPTR from the coding sequence ATGCGACGGCGACGGGGGGTGGTCGTCCTCCTGGGCGCGGTCCTCGTCCTCACCCTCGCCGGCGTGCTGGCGATCGAGCTGTGGCTGCCCGGCCGGCGCCCCGCGCTGCAGGCCGGTGAGACCTACGGCGTCGACGTCTCCGCGCACCAGGGCACCATCGACTGGCCGGCCGTCGCGGCGGACGGGGTGTCCGCGGCATACCTCAAGGCGACGGAGGGGGCGACGTTCCGGGACCCTGCCTTCGCCCGCAACTGGGAGCAGGCGCGCGCGGCGGGGCTGCAGGTCGGCGCGTACCACTTCTTCACGCTCTGCCGCGGCGGTGCCGAGCAGGCGGCGAACCTCCTCGGCTCCCTCGACGAGGTGGGCGGCCGCCGCGACACCCGCTCGCTGCCGGTGGTCGTCGACCTCGAGCTCAGTGGCAACTGCTCCGCCCGGCCGCCGCGCGCGACGGTCCAGCGCGAGCTCGACGCGTTCGTCGAGGCGGTGGAGCAGGGCACCGGGCGGCCGGTCCGCTACTACGTCCTCAACAGCTGGGACGCGAAGTACCCGCCGACCCGCGACCGCCAGCGCTGGGTGCGCAGCATCGTCGTGCGGCCGCCCGGCGCGTGGGTCTGGTGGCAGGCGAGCAACCGTGCGCGGGTCGCCGGGGTCCACGGGCCGGTGGACCTCAACGTCGTCCGGCCCACGCGCTGA